Proteins from a genomic interval of Methanofollis formosanus:
- a CDS encoding DUF2769 domain-containing protein: MDTFEEKVQAMKNMTPDEVQAVVERLKSMCICQGCPSYNRCAKEGNEMLFCASGKSFMCISDEKSCICPTCPVPKEMGLKYTFFCTRGAEKAQRYEHTVWGTKMV; encoded by the coding sequence ATGGACACCTTTGAGGAGAAAGTCCAGGCGATGAAGAATATGACCCCTGACGAGGTTCAGGCGGTAGTTGAGAGATTGAAATCGATGTGCATCTGCCAGGGATGTCCGTCGTACAACCGGTGTGCAAAGGAGGGGAACGAGATGCTCTTCTGCGCCTCCGGCAAGAGTTTCATGTGCATCAGCGATGAGAAAAGTTGTATCTGTCCCACCTGTCCGGTTCCAAAGGAGATGGGGCTGAAGTACACCTTTTTCTGCACCCGGGGCGCCGAGAAGGCGCAACGGTACGAGCACACCGTTTGGGGCACCAAGATGGTCTGA
- a CDS encoding cation-translocating P-type ATPase, with translation MPGDRTEPLWHALPDEEVLAAIGSSPSGLTAAEAAARLEVYGRNALPTREPPSIFQVFLRQFKSPLIFILIVAGVISLLIGESTDALFIFAVILLNALLGMVQEWKAEQSAAALRALLRIAARVRRDGTETEVPAEEVVPGDIVLLEPGSRVPADLRIFRENVLSIDESLLSGESVPAGKVAGAVDADTPLMGRKNMAYAGSTVISGRGCGMVVATGRQTEVGKIATSISAMEVTKPPLLIRMEQFSRWVGVLVVGASALLAVAALLRGIPAVEVFFMAVALAVSAIPEGLPVAITVALSLGVSRIARRNVVVRNLAAVEGLGSCTCIASDKTGTLTVNEQTLTLIVLPDGGHYTVLGEGYRGEGRVTDAAGLPPEEEEFVRLQEMVRAATLCNEAVLERKDADWAHYGDSIDVAFLACGYKLGLSPETVRGEVALLAEIPFEPERRYAAAFYRVGGSVRVAFKGAPEVVIPRCPWAPAGAAEVAAHLAAAGYRVIGVASGEIRGGVDTPFDEEDIPSLTFLGLACFIDPLRHDAAAAVETSREAGIRVVMVTGDHPATALAIARDLGIASSESALVTGEDLEEAGAPDGDYFRDLVRRGQVFSRVAPLQKSEIVAALQGVGHFVAVTGDGANDAPALRRANIGVAMGSGTDLAKDTASIIITDDAFSSIVTGIEGGRGTYDNIRKVTYLLISTGAAEVLLFTLALLAGLSIPLLAVQLLWLNLVTNGIQDVALAFEAGEPDVMGRRPRPPEEGIFNRQMVEQTLVSGGYIGVTAFLLWAWLLSTGWADDAARNVLLLFMVFMENAHAFNCRSERRSIFRVPLSANPFLVVGVVAAQGVHLLAMQMPVMQTVLGVAPVSLSIWLSLLAVAVSLVLVMEGYKYVRRW, from the coding sequence ATGCCCGGCGATCGGACCGAACCTCTCTGGCACGCCCTGCCGGACGAGGAGGTGCTTGCTGCGATCGGATCGTCACCTTCTGGTCTCACCGCCGCCGAGGCCGCGGCTCGCCTCGAAGTCTATGGAAGAAACGCCCTTCCCACGCGAGAACCTCCGTCGATCTTCCAGGTCTTTCTCCGCCAGTTCAAGAGTCCGCTCATCTTCATCCTGATCGTGGCCGGGGTCATCTCCCTGCTGATCGGGGAGTCGACCGACGCCCTCTTCATCTTCGCGGTCATCCTGCTCAACGCCCTCCTCGGGATGGTCCAGGAGTGGAAGGCAGAGCAGAGTGCGGCGGCACTCAGGGCCCTCCTCAGGATCGCCGCCCGGGTCCGCCGGGACGGGACGGAGACGGAGGTGCCGGCCGAGGAAGTGGTGCCCGGTGACATCGTCCTCCTGGAACCGGGAAGCCGCGTCCCTGCCGACCTCAGGATCTTCCGGGAGAATGTTCTCTCGATTGACGAGTCTCTTCTCAGCGGGGAGTCGGTCCCGGCGGGGAAGGTCGCCGGGGCGGTCGATGCCGACACGCCCCTGATGGGCCGGAAGAACATGGCCTATGCCGGGTCCACCGTCATCTCCGGGCGGGGGTGCGGGATGGTGGTCGCCACCGGCAGACAGACCGAGGTCGGGAAGATCGCAACAAGCATCTCGGCGATGGAGGTGACGAAGCCGCCCCTCCTCATCAGGATGGAGCAGTTCTCCAGATGGGTGGGGGTGCTCGTCGTCGGGGCGAGTGCACTCCTCGCGGTGGCCGCCCTTCTCCGAGGTATACCGGCGGTGGAGGTCTTCTTCATGGCCGTCGCCCTCGCCGTCTCGGCGATCCCGGAGGGCCTGCCGGTGGCGATCACCGTCGCGCTCTCTCTCGGGGTCAGCAGGATCGCCAGGCGGAATGTCGTGGTCAGGAACCTCGCTGCGGTCGAGGGACTCGGGAGTTGCACCTGCATCGCAAGCGACAAGACTGGGACGCTTACCGTCAACGAACAGACTCTCACGCTCATCGTGCTCCCTGACGGCGGGCATTACACGGTCCTCGGCGAGGGGTACCGGGGGGAGGGGCGGGTGACCGACGCCGCCGGCCTCCCGCCGGAGGAAGAGGAATTTGTGCGTCTTCAGGAGATGGTCAGGGCCGCAACACTCTGCAACGAGGCGGTGCTGGAGCGAAAGGACGCGGACTGGGCGCACTATGGGGACTCCATCGACGTCGCATTCCTTGCCTGTGGCTACAAGTTAGGGCTCTCTCCCGAGACGGTGCGGGGCGAGGTGGCGCTTCTCGCCGAGATCCCCTTCGAGCCCGAGCGCCGGTATGCGGCGGCCTTCTATCGTGTAGGCGGGTCGGTCAGGGTGGCCTTCAAGGGTGCGCCCGAGGTGGTGATCCCGCGGTGCCCGTGGGCCCCGGCGGGTGCCGCGGAGGTGGCGGCCCACCTGGCCGCAGCAGGATACCGCGTCATCGGCGTGGCGAGCGGTGAGATCAGGGGGGGCGTGGATACACCTTTCGACGAGGAGGACATCCCGTCTCTCACCTTTCTCGGCCTGGCCTGTTTCATCGACCCGCTCAGGCACGACGCTGCGGCGGCGGTGGAGACCTCGAGGGAGGCCGGGATCCGGGTGGTCATGGTCACCGGAGACCATCCGGCGACGGCCCTGGCGATCGCCCGCGATCTCGGCATCGCCTCTTCAGAATCGGCCCTCGTCACCGGTGAAGACCTCGAGGAGGCCGGGGCACCTGACGGCGATTACTTCCGTGACCTGGTCAGGAGAGGGCAGGTCTTCTCGCGAGTCGCCCCACTCCAGAAGTCCGAGATCGTGGCCGCGCTCCAGGGCGTCGGGCACTTCGTCGCGGTGACCGGCGACGGTGCGAACGATGCCCCGGCCCTGAGGCGTGCGAACATCGGGGTGGCGATGGGGTCGGGCACCGACCTCGCGAAGGACACCGCCTCGATCATCATCACCGACGATGCCTTCTCCTCGATCGTGACCGGGATCGAGGGGGGCAGAGGCACGTACGACAATATCAGAAAGGTCACCTATCTTCTGATCTCGACCGGCGCCGCCGAGGTGCTCCTCTTTACCCTCGCGCTTCTTGCCGGCCTCTCCATCCCGCTGCTGGCGGTGCAACTCCTCTGGCTCAACCTGGTGACCAACGGGATCCAGGACGTCGCCCTTGCCTTCGAGGCGGGCGAACCGGATGTGATGGGACGGCGGCCCAGGCCGCCTGAAGAGGGGATCTTCAACCGCCAGATGGTGGAACAGACCCTGGTCTCGGGAGGATATATCGGGGTGACCGCCTTTCTCCTCTGGGCCTGGCTGCTCTCGACGGGGTGGGCGGACGATGCCGCACGAAACGTCCTCCTCCTCTTTATGGTCTTCATGGAGAACGCCCATGCCTTCAACTGCCGTTCTGAACGCCGGTCGATCTTCAGGGTGCCGCTCTCTGCCAATCCCTTCCTGGTCGTCGGCGTGGTTGCGGCGCAGGGGGTGCACCTCCTCGCGATGCAGATGCCTGTCATGCAGACCGTCCTCGGGGTTGCCCCGGTCTCCCTCTCCATCTGGCTCTCTCTGCTCGCCGTCGCCGTATCTCTCGTGCTGGTGATGGAAGGGTACAAGTACGTGAGGAGATGGTGA
- the argB gene encoding acetylglutamate kinase: protein MRREEVLMEALPYIQQFHGKTIVIKLGGHAMVDPETLENAIRDIVLLHYVGMKVVVVHGGGPEITEKMRAMGKEPEFVGGLRITDAETMEIAQMVLVGKINKGIVSLIAREGDRAVGISGNDGNIILARKISAQMVRVGDEEREVDLGYVGEIEGINPALLTTLLETGYITVMAPIAIDRAGRNLNINADTAAGEIAVALGAFKLVNLTDVDGVMDRERTQVFRRLRAVETEELMADGTISGGMIPKIDSCVRAVKGGVPYAHVVNGNKTHSILLELFTDAGVGTMITE from the coding sequence ATGAGGCGTGAAGAAGTCCTGATGGAGGCCCTGCCCTACATCCAGCAGTTCCACGGCAAGACGATCGTGATCAAACTCGGCGGGCACGCCATGGTCGATCCCGAGACCCTGGAGAACGCGATCCGCGACATCGTCCTCCTCCACTATGTGGGGATGAAGGTCGTCGTCGTGCATGGCGGCGGCCCCGAGATCACCGAGAAGATGCGGGCGATGGGCAAAGAACCGGAGTTTGTCGGGGGCCTGCGGATCACCGATGCCGAGACCATGGAGATCGCTCAGATGGTCCTGGTCGGCAAGATCAACAAGGGGATCGTCTCGCTCATCGCCCGCGAGGGGGACCGGGCCGTCGGGATCTCGGGCAATGACGGCAACATCATTCTTGCCAGAAAGATCAGCGCCCAGATGGTGCGGGTCGGCGATGAGGAGCGCGAGGTCGACCTCGGGTATGTGGGAGAGATCGAGGGGATCAACCCGGCGCTGCTCACTACGCTCCTGGAGACCGGGTACATCACGGTCATGGCCCCGATCGCGATCGACCGGGCCGGCCGCAACCTCAACATCAACGCCGACACGGCGGCCGGGGAGATCGCCGTCGCGCTCGGCGCCTTCAAACTCGTCAACCTCACCGATGTCGACGGCGTGATGGATAGGGAGCGGACCCAGGTCTTCCGCCGTCTGCGGGCCGTGGAGACCGAGGAACTGATGGCCGACGGGACCATCTCGGGGGGGATGATCCCCAAGATCGATTCCTGCGTGCGGGCGGTGAAGGGCGGGGTGCCGTACGCCCATGTGGTCAACGGCAACAAGACGCACAGCATCCTCCTCGAACTCTTCACCGACGCGGGCGTCGGGACGATGATCACCGAATAA
- the argJ gene encoding bifunctional glutamate N-acetyltransferase/amino-acid acetyltransferase ArgJ — protein sequence MRSICAVRGVEAAGMKEGKYGLAVIRASGTAAATFTSNLVAAAPVLEMQEAMEAGRLDAIVINSGCANAYTGERGRADATEMRRVAAAALGLEPEQVGVASTGVIGRYLDLDLIGRQCAEVVPHLAHSEEAETAAARAIMTTDLVEKHALVEADGFTVAGICKGSGMIAPNMGTMLAFIYTDAEIGADDLRASLRSAVRRSFNRVVVDGDESTNDSAFCTATGEAGPVPRAAFDAALEACCISLAKQIAADGEGATKLLEVQVVGAPDEAAAEAVARTVVASPLVKTAVYGEDPNWGRVVAAAGRAGVRFDPDAVSLTIGEGPTLTELVRDGTIVSDLVRAKTAMQGKRVVFSLDLAAGEGAAVAWGCDLTEKYVEINGKYTT from the coding sequence GTGAGGAGTATCTGTGCAGTCCGGGGCGTCGAAGCCGCCGGGATGAAAGAGGGGAAGTATGGGCTCGCGGTGATCAGGGCGAGCGGCACGGCCGCGGCGACCTTCACCTCCAACCTGGTCGCCGCTGCCCCGGTCCTGGAGATGCAGGAGGCGATGGAGGCCGGGCGTCTCGACGCCATCGTGATCAATTCCGGGTGTGCGAATGCCTATACCGGCGAGCGCGGGCGTGCCGACGCCACCGAGATGCGCCGGGTCGCCGCCGCGGCCCTGGGCCTGGAACCTGAGCAGGTCGGGGTGGCGAGCACCGGGGTGATCGGACGCTACCTCGACCTCGACCTGATCGGTCGGCAATGTGCGGAGGTCGTCCCGCACCTCGCCCATTCAGAGGAGGCCGAGACCGCCGCGGCGAGGGCGATCATGACCACCGACCTCGTCGAGAAGCATGCCCTCGTGGAGGCCGACGGGTTTACGGTCGCCGGGATCTGCAAGGGCAGCGGGATGATAGCCCCGAACATGGGGACGATGCTGGCCTTCATCTACACCGACGCCGAGATCGGGGCCGACGATCTCCGGGCGTCGCTGCGCTCGGCGGTGCGCCGGAGTTTCAACCGCGTCGTCGTCGACGGGGACGAGAGCACCAATGACTCGGCCTTCTGCACGGCCACCGGCGAGGCCGGGCCGGTGCCGCGGGCAGCGTTCGACGCGGCGCTCGAAGCGTGCTGCATCTCCCTCGCGAAACAGATTGCCGCGGACGGGGAGGGCGCGACCAAACTCCTGGAGGTGCAGGTCGTCGGCGCTCCCGACGAGGCGGCGGCAGAGGCGGTGGCCAGGACGGTCGTGGCCTCGCCGCTTGTCAAGACGGCGGTGTACGGCGAGGACCCGAACTGGGGCCGGGTCGTTGCGGCGGCCGGGCGGGCCGGGGTCAGGTTCGACCCCGACGCCGTCTCACTCACCATCGGCGAGGGGCCGACGCTGACCGAACTGGTCAGGGACGGGACGATCGTCTCCGACCTGGTGCGGGCGAAAACGGCGATGCAGGGCAAGAGAGTCGTCTTCTCCCTCGACCTTGCGGCCGGCGAGGGTGCGGCCGTCGCGTGGGGGTGCGACCTGACCGAGAAATATGTCGAGATCAATGGGAAGTATACAACATGA
- a CDS encoding CBS domain-containing protein: MDTMNVREIMTGEPVTVQVDVTVREAAALLRKHDVGGLPVMDGEDLVGVITEADVLSLLKTGALSEDLWLPSPLEFIEIPIRELINWEKTRAALSNIGETPVRRVMSMPAVTIGPEAGIEEAAGLMLREGIARLPVVEEGRLIGIVARRDIVQGLGASYEESEES; this comes from the coding sequence ATGGATACCATGAATGTCAGGGAGATCATGACAGGAGAACCGGTGACCGTCCAGGTCGACGTGACGGTCAGGGAGGCCGCGGCTCTCCTGCGCAAACACGATGTCGGGGGCCTGCCGGTGATGGACGGAGAGGACCTGGTCGGGGTGATCACCGAGGCCGACGTCCTCTCGCTCCTCAAGACCGGCGCCCTCTCGGAAGACCTCTGGCTTCCTTCGCCGCTTGAGTTCATCGAGATCCCGATCAGGGAACTGATCAACTGGGAGAAGACCCGGGCGGCCCTTTCAAACATCGGAGAGACGCCGGTGCGCCGGGTGATGTCGATGCCAGCGGTCACCATCGGGCCTGAGGCCGGGATTGAGGAAGCGGCCGGCCTGATGCTGCGCGAAGGGATCGCCCGTCTGCCGGTTGTCGAGGAGGGGCGGCTGATCGGGATCGTCGCCCGCCGGGACATCGTCCAGGGGCTTGGCGCCTCGTACGAGGAGAGTGAAGAGTCGTGA
- the argC gene encoding N-acetyl-gamma-glutamyl-phosphate reductase, translating into MDVAIVGASGYTGGELFRLLQGHSSAEVVAATSRKEEGRPVATVHPHLKGYTDLTFTNPAVEDIDADVAFLAVPHTAAMNYAGRLLEQGMKVVDLSADYRLPRGVYETVYGVTHTDYFEAPYGLPELHREEVKGKQFVSNPGCFPTGATLAAAPLASGARYVIYDSKTGVSGSGVNPSPTTHYPNVADGVMPYKLTGHRHLAEMEQELGRLGSKARCFFTPHLVPVNRGILTTAHIILDEPMTQEEVEARYRDFYKDEFFVRLQKPSLGAVRGSNFCDIWFEARDERVVVVSAIDNLVKGAAGQAIQNMNIICGFAENDGLMTPPCMP; encoded by the coding sequence ATGGATGTTGCTATCGTCGGGGCGTCTGGCTATACCGGGGGAGAACTGTTCCGCCTCCTCCAGGGCCACTCCTCGGCCGAGGTGGTCGCCGCCACCTCCAGGAAAGAGGAGGGCCGCCCGGTCGCCACGGTCCACCCCCATCTCAAAGGATACACCGACCTCACCTTCACCAACCCGGCAGTCGAGGATATCGATGCCGATGTCGCCTTTCTTGCGGTGCCGCACACCGCGGCAATGAACTATGCCGGCAGACTCCTTGAGCAGGGCATGAAGGTCGTCGACCTCTCCGCCGACTATCGTCTGCCGCGGGGGGTCTATGAGACGGTCTACGGGGTCACTCATACCGACTACTTTGAGGCGCCGTACGGCCTCCCCGAACTCCACCGCGAAGAGGTGAAGGGGAAGCAGTTTGTCTCGAACCCCGGATGTTTCCCGACCGGGGCCACGCTTGCGGCGGCGCCGCTTGCGTCCGGTGCACGCTATGTCATCTATGACTCCAAGACCGGCGTCTCGGGCTCGGGCGTCAACCCGTCCCCCACCACCCACTACCCGAACGTGGCCGACGGGGTGATGCCGTACAAGTTGACCGGTCACCGTCACCTCGCCGAGATGGAACAGGAACTCGGCCGCCTCGGCTCGAAGGCGCGCTGCTTCTTCACCCCGCACCTCGTCCCGGTGAACCGCGGAATCCTCACCACCGCCCATATCATTCTGGACGAACCCATGACCCAGGAAGAGGTCGAGGCGCGGTACCGCGACTTTTACAAAGACGAGTTCTTCGTCCGTCTCCAGAAACCCTCCCTCGGTGCGGTGCGCGGGAGCAACTTCTGCGACATCTGGTTCGAGGCGCGGGACGAGCGGGTCGTCGTCGTCTCGGCGATCGACAACCTCGTCAAGGGCGCCGCCGGGCAGGCGATCCAGAATATGAATATCATCTGCGGGTTCGCGGAGAACGACGGGCTTATGACTCCGCCCTGCATGCCATAA
- a CDS encoding ADP-ribosylglycohydrolase family protein yields the protein MLDRFRGCMLGAAVGDALGMPGESASMNLSHMYRGYRRAWKWHPNAGLEPGQYTEDTQIMLLVAALLASGTYSEERYAAELSRLCLSGDLRFPDGSLMAACERLVTVGPDRSGVNSDTAGCIPLAVPFALKYADPVELSGRLAKACSVTHTHPAALAGTVTVGLFISAVLRSTGDPFAIALRAASSEDPELGVRLMRAVELEREGISLEGTLPVIGNDVSIYQTVPIAFFLMSRYKDPENLLYVAANVGGNTDTIAFICGAYAGARYGEGALPLDLLEGLENREEIGRLAGELLLATPKD from the coding sequence ATGCTGGACCGTTTCAGGGGGTGCATGCTCGGGGCGGCCGTCGGCGACGCCCTGGGGATGCCGGGGGAGAGTGCTTCGATGAATCTCTCGCATATGTACCGCGGCTACCGGCGGGCGTGGAAGTGGCACCCGAACGCCGGCCTTGAGCCCGGACAGTACACGGAGGACACCCAGATCATGCTCCTGGTAGCGGCCCTTCTTGCATCGGGCACCTATTCAGAGGAACGGTACGCCGCCGAACTCTCGCGCCTCTGCCTCTCCGGAGACCTCAGGTTCCCGGACGGTTCGCTGATGGCGGCCTGCGAGCGCCTGGTCACTGTCGGGCCGGACCGGAGCGGCGTGAACTCGGACACCGCCGGCTGTATCCCCCTGGCGGTCCCCTTTGCCCTCAAATATGCGGACCCGGTCGAACTCTCCGGCCGACTTGCAAAGGCCTGTTCGGTCACTCACACCCACCCCGCGGCTCTGGCCGGGACCGTGACCGTGGGACTCTTCATCTCGGCCGTCCTCCGATCGACGGGGGATCCCTTCGCCATCGCTCTCCGGGCCGCCTCGTCCGAGGACCCCGAACTCGGGGTGCGGCTCATGCGAGCGGTCGAACTCGAGCGCGAAGGGATCAGTCTCGAAGGCACCCTTCCGGTCATCGGCAACGACGTCTCGATCTATCAGACCGTCCCGATCGCCTTCTTCCTGATGAGCCGATACAAAGACCCTGAAAACCTCCTCTATGTCGCGGCCAATGTCGGCGGGAACACCGACACCATCGCCTTCATCTGCGGTGCTTATGCGGGGGCGAGGTACGGCGAGGGTGCGCTTCCTCTCGATCTCCTGGAAGGACTCGAAAACCGGGAAGAGATCGGGCGACTGGCCGGAGAACTCCTCCTGGCTACTCCAAAGGATTAA
- a CDS encoding PAS domain S-box protein, translating to MEGKVTGWDEVAIKTFGYSEMEALGADFIDLVVPETGRPFHRRLVRAVQHSQSWIGGFISGHGYRQGICLKKDGTRFPVELSVIPGPGMPASPFSEGAVVVIRGLAEEWEAECRQMRYARNIGLLSGTAMAFVEMDGGPEIYDFIGRQIRSLAGNSIVTVNSYDPEDRSFCTRAVFAEEEERAAYVAAVGCDVVGSRFPITDQEEVLFSAERGISRASGLYKVLTRTVPCDICTFLESELGIKAIYVIPFVRRDRIFGCAIILVKESARLENADIIEAFMNQAAVAIQRHYVAEALRESEKTARALLDATPDLAFLTDHEGGILSYNEPARVAFGEDRCLTCQKVEMILGAEFAYHLHEAFGSARISGKSVQLETKGDEQVFLVKVSPFTGPDYEVTRFAVFIRDVTDARRAEEALMIANRHLNDTIEHLPDAILVIDRQGRVVSWNRAMEELTGVRKDEILGEGGHAYAVPFYGGRRPMLIDLVEAGADEVRALYPEVRRMDGPILSCVRSNLQVGEGRPLHLSATASPIIDRDGKVVGSIESIRDVTMEKTMEEEYLRNEKLESIGLLAGGIAHDFNNILTSVLGNITLSRMKIEDGRSLDHNLREAERAVKKAQAITQQLLTFSRGGAPVLETVEQPNFSSMVLETAEFVRRGIKSSFKATFDPDLWQVSIDPAQFSQVIQNLMFNADQAMPCGGTIRIEARNRMFIEDGTVPAGSYVVFSVADTGMGIPADHLSRIFDPYFTTKGEGRGLGLATVRSIVKNHGGSVTAVSDQHGSVLTVYLPAASEGMGEMSGGVETEGYSVESDAHILFMDDDEGVLSSIVPLLESEGYCVTAASEGGEAIRQYTAAYESGRPFDLVIMDLTVPGGMGGVEAIDKLRKTDPSVKAIVSSGYSTDPVMGSYREYGFAGVVRKPYPIDELFAEVRRVLSMRGV from the coding sequence ATGGAGGGAAAGGTGACCGGATGGGACGAGGTCGCTATTAAGACCTTTGGCTACTCGGAGATGGAGGCGCTCGGTGCCGATTTCATCGATCTTGTCGTCCCGGAGACCGGACGGCCGTTCCACCGCAGGCTTGTCAGGGCGGTTCAGCACTCTCAATCCTGGATCGGTGGTTTCATCAGTGGTCATGGGTATCGGCAAGGGATATGTCTCAAAAAGGATGGTACACGGTTTCCTGTAGAATTGTCGGTCATTCCCGGCCCCGGGATGCCGGCGTCCCCCTTCTCGGAGGGAGCGGTCGTCGTCATCAGAGGCCTCGCCGAAGAGTGGGAAGCAGAGTGTCGACAGATGCGATACGCCCGGAACATCGGTCTTCTCTCGGGTACGGCGATGGCCTTTGTCGAGATGGATGGTGGCCCCGAGATCTACGACTTCATCGGGAGACAGATCCGGTCGCTGGCCGGGAACAGTATTGTCACCGTGAATTCATATGACCCGGAGGACCGGTCCTTCTGTACGCGGGCTGTTTTTGCTGAAGAAGAGGAGCGCGCCGCCTATGTTGCTGCAGTGGGGTGTGATGTTGTTGGCTCCAGATTTCCGATCACCGACCAGGAAGAGGTGCTCTTCAGCGCCGAACGAGGGATCAGTCGGGCCTCTGGCCTGTATAAGGTGCTAACCAGAACGGTTCCCTGTGATATCTGCACGTTTTTGGAGTCTGAGCTCGGGATTAAGGCGATATATGTGATTCCCTTTGTCAGAAGGGACCGCATATTCGGATGTGCAATTATATTGGTTAAGGAAAGTGCCAGGCTTGAAAACGCCGATATCATCGAGGCTTTCATGAACCAGGCCGCCGTTGCCATCCAGCGTCATTATGTGGCGGAGGCCCTCCGGGAGAGTGAGAAGACAGCAAGGGCGCTTCTGGACGCAACGCCGGACCTCGCCTTTCTGACCGACCATGAGGGGGGGATCCTCTCGTATAACGAACCTGCCAGAGTGGCCTTCGGGGAAGACAGGTGCCTTACCTGCCAGAAGGTAGAGATGATTCTTGGTGCGGAATTTGCTTATCATCTGCACGAGGCCTTTGGTTCTGCGAGGATATCAGGAAAGTCCGTCCAGTTAGAGACGAAAGGGGATGAACAGGTCTTTTTAGTCAAAGTATCTCCGTTCACCGGTCCTGATTATGAAGTGACAAGGTTTGCGGTCTTTATTAGAGATGTCACCGATGCCCGACGGGCGGAGGAGGCATTGATGATCGCGAACCGTCACCTCAACGACACCATCGAACACCTGCCCGATGCGATCCTGGTCATTGACCGTCAGGGGCGTGTGGTGTCCTGGAACCGTGCGATGGAGGAACTGACTGGTGTTCGAAAGGACGAGATCCTGGGAGAGGGGGGCCACGCCTATGCCGTTCCTTTCTATGGGGGGCGTAGGCCCATGCTCATCGACCTTGTCGAGGCCGGGGCCGACGAAGTGCGGGCACTGTATCCTGAAGTCCGGCGTATGGACGGACCGATCCTTTCCTGTGTGAGATCGAATCTACAGGTCGGTGAAGGGCGCCCTCTTCATCTCTCTGCAACCGCCTCGCCGATCATTGACCGGGACGGCAAGGTCGTGGGGAGCATTGAGTCGATCAGGGATGTGACCATGGAGAAGACTATGGAGGAGGAGTACCTCAGAAATGAGAAACTCGAATCGATCGGACTCCTTGCCGGTGGGATCGCCCACGATTTCAACAATATTCTCACTTCGGTTCTCGGGAACATCACGCTCTCCAGGATGAAGATCGAGGACGGACGCTCTCTGGATCATAATCTGAGAGAGGCGGAGAGGGCGGTGAAAAAGGCACAGGCCATCACCCAACAACTCCTCACCTTCTCGCGTGGTGGTGCCCCTGTCCTTGAAACCGTTGAACAGCCGAATTTTTCTTCCATGGTTCTTGAGACTGCAGAATTTGTCCGTAGAGGAATAAAATCCTCTTTTAAAGCCACCTTTGATCCCGACCTCTGGCAGGTGAGCATCGACCCGGCACAGTTCTCTCAGGTCATCCAGAACCTGATGTTCAACGCCGACCAGGCGATGCCGTGCGGGGGAACGATCCGGATTGAAGCCAGGAATAGAATGTTTATTGAAGACGGCACGGTGCCGGCCGGCAGTTATGTTGTCTTCTCCGTCGCCGATACGGGCATGGGTATCCCGGCGGATCATCTCTCCAGGATCTTTGACCCGTATTTTACCACCAAGGGAGAAGGGCGGGGCCTCGGGCTTGCCACCGTCCGTTCGATCGTCAAGAATCATGGGGGGAGTGTCACCGCTGTATCGGATCAGCATGGTTCGGTCCTCACCGTCTACCTCCCTGCGGCTTCAGAAGGGATGGGGGAGATGTCGGGGGGCGTGGAAACGGAAGGCTATTCCGTCGAGAGTGATGCACATATACTCTTCATGGACGACGACGAAGGTGTGCTCTCATCGATCGTCCCTCTCCTGGAAAGTGAGGGCTATTGCGTCACTGCAGCGTCCGAAGGCGGTGAGGCGATAAGACAATATACCGCAGCCTATGAATCGGGCCGTCCATTCGACCTCGTCATCATGGACCTGACTGTTCCCGGTGGCATGGGGGGTGTCGAGGCGATTGATAAACTCCGAAAGACCGATCCTTCGGTGAAAGCGATCGTCTCAAGTGGGTATTCGACCGATCCGGTGATGGGATCGTACCGGGAATACGGTTTTGCCGGCGTGGTCAGGAAGCCGTACCCCATCGACGAACTCTTTGCCGAGGTCAGACGTGTACTCTCCATGCGAGGGGTCTGA